The genomic interval TGTTTCTCTGGTCAGGGCAGGGATATTACTGCGATTCCCGGTGCCTTCCCGACGATGAACAGACCAGGGCGATTCTTCTAAGCACGGATTCCCCCAACCCACAAACACTGGCTCACGAACTAAAATCGAGCGGTGTGACGCATCTTCTTCTAGGGAAGCCCGATGCCTATTGGTTCATCAGCCTGCATGATCCAAGGCGTCTCCACAGAAATGCCCTGGAGTATTTTGAAACTATTTTTCTTCCCGCATGTGGAAAATCAATATTCAAAGACAATCTAATCGAGTTACACCAAATCACCTGCAATTAGAGAACTCGCCTTACGCAGAATGTCCCGAGGAATCTCGCGGAAGCCCGACAAGCAAAGCAACGGGTCCCAGAATCAACAGCCACATCGCAACGCCGAGACCGAACTGGTCGGCGAGGAAGCCGAGCAAGAGCGGAAGAAGTTTCACCAGCGGATCTGTCACCGCGCCGATTGCCATGATGCTGGCGGATTGACCCGGCAGGCTGGAATAGAGTCGTCCCTGCAAGATGGAGTACCAGCCCGTGTTGAATAGGTTGACGAGGATGACGAAAATCAATTTGGGGATGAAGCCGGGGACGAGCAAGAACCCTGCAAAAGCGAACAACTCAACGAGGGCGGTGCGGCGCAGAAATTGAATCGTGTCTTTTTGGCGATCAACAAATGGGATGAACAGAAAGTCGGTGATGAGTCCCATCGCAAGCCAAACCGTGACGGCGATCCCTGCTTGGGTTTGGGTGACACGGCCCACATCCACGAAATACAAGGCGAGGAAACTGAACAGCACGTCGAGCATCAAGTCGGCGAATTCGAGCAGGATGAGCCAACGCCAGACTTCCTTCCGTTTCAATGCGGCAAACGCGGCGCGGAATCCGTCGAAGACAACGTTGAACGAGGGGAACGAGGGAGAGGAATCTTTATCGGGCGGTAAAAGCCGCCACGCGGCGAGCAGGCAGAACGTCGAGAAAGAAGCGAGCAGGGCGTACGTCCCGCGCCATCCAAGGCCGAGGTACACAAAAAGTCCGAGGAGGATCGGACCGGTCAAAACTCCGAGCGACCCGGCGAACGTCCAGCGCGCCATGTTTTGTTCGTGGCGATTCGAGTCGGAGTCCATCAGGTTCGCTTGCGAAAGATTTACAAACGCGCCGGAGGAGGGGTTAAAAAGGATGAAGGATGAAATCAGAAGGATGAAGGAATAACTTGCGGAGGTTAGAAAGAGGGAAACGGTGAACAGCAATCCGCCAGCGAGGATGAGCGCGCGGCGTCGCCACACGTCGCCGAGGATGCCGATGAACGGTTCGATGAACGCGGCGAGGATGCCCGGCGCGCTGAGGAGCAATCCAATTTGTGTGTAGGTGAGGCGCAGTTCGTCGCGGATGAGGGGCAACGCCACTTCGCCAACGCCGAAGACGAGTTCGTCGAGGAATTCGATGAGGAGGTAGATCATGAGAAGGCTGAATTATGAGGGGTGAAGGATGAATTGGGAAGACAGGGCTGAGACAATTTGCTCCTCAAAAAGATTGACGTTCTTGCGCATCGTAGTATAACTGCCGCAAAAAAGAGGCGACATGAGCATCTGGTTTACTGAAGAACTCCATCCCTATTACCGCAAAGGGATTCGCGTCAAACGCATCCTTGCCGACGAGCAAACGCAATACCAACATCTGCAAGTGGTCGAAACTGAATTTTTCGGCAATGCCATGATCCTCGACGGCATCATCCAACTCACCGAACGCGACAACATGGGCTATCACGAAATGATCGTCCACGTTCCGATGCTCGCGGTGGGCAAGCCGAAACGCGCGCTCATCGTCGGCGGCGGCGACGGCGGGTCGTTGCAACAGGTCTTGCGATACGACTCGGTGGAAGAGGCGGTCGTCTGCGAATTGGATCAGCGCGTGGTGGACTTGTCGCGCGAACACTTCGCCGCTTCTTTCGGGGACCCTTGGGCTGACTCGCGCGCGCGGCTGATCGTGCGGGACGCCTTTGCGTACCTCGAGGAGAATCCCGGTCAATTCGATGTGATCATCTCCGACACCACCGACCCCATCGGCATGGCGGAACGACTCTTCTCGGATGAATTCCAAAAACTCGTCGTCCGCGCGCTCGTCCCCGGCGGCGCGGCGGCGACTCAATGCGAGCAACCGTTTTTCGATACCGAGTTGATCAAGCAGATCTATCAATCGGCGCAAGAGAAAGTCAAACATCCCGCGTACTACTACGCCAACATCCCCACCTACCCCGGCGGCGGGATCGGATTCATGTACATTTCCGATACGCCCTGGGAAAACGGGTTGAAAACCCCCTACCCGTCTGGAAAAAATAATTACCTCAACCCTGAAATTCACAAAGCGGCGTTCGCCCTGCCCGAATTTTTCAGAAAGGAACTGTACGGCTGAACTGAGTAGCTTACAGAATGCCCTTTGGACGCAGACCCTTGCACCGCCCGCAAGGGCAGGTGAAAACGCCGATTTCGCTGATTCAAAAGTAAGGAAATCCGCTTTTTCTGCGCGAGTCTGCGTCCCGAGTTTGAAAGTGTAAGGTATAGGACTGACGCAGTTGAACCTGTTGCGCCGTAGTTGCACTGCGGCGGCGGCAGTACAACTGCCCGCCAACTGCGTAAGTCCTGAGGTAATCAAACGGCTGAACTAATCTCCGAGTAAATTACTCGGAGATTAGTTGTCTATTTCAACCTGCCTCTCAATGTGGCTCGTCCACGGTGGAAATCTGCATTGATTTAATTACGGATTCCGTTTGCCAAACTGCCTATACTGAGAATGCGGTTTGCGTTCGAGGTACCGAGCGAGCGCAAGAGGAGCCGCGCCAGAAAAGAGAGAAAATGTATTACGGAACCTTGAAAAGTGTCTCCAAAGCAGTTGCGCTTCTGACGATAGCGGTTTTACTTTCCAGCACAATATTCGCCGCGCCCAGATCTGTTCGGGCGGCGCCGGGGGATACGACCAGAGTCTCGGTGGACGCGGTCGGCGCACAGGCGAACGAGGCGTCCAAGCGGCCGTCCATTTCAAGCGACGGGCGCTTCATTGCCTTCGAGTCGGACGCGAACAACCTCGTCCCTAACGATACGAATGCCGCTACGGATATCTTCGTCAAAGACCGGCAGACCGGCGAGGTGACGCGCGTCTCCGTCGATTCGAGCGGCGCGCAGGCAAACGAAGGCTCCGGCGGCGCGGCGATCTCAGGCGATGGGCGTTACGTGGCGTTCGTCTCCGATGCGAGCAACCTCGTCGCCAACGACACGAACAACACCACGGATGTTTTCCTGCGCGATCGGCAATTGGGGACAACGATCCGCATCTCGGTCAGTTCGAGCGGCGAACAGGCGAACGATCTTTCCGATTTCCCTTTGGCGATTTCCAGTGACGGGCGTTTCGTCGCTTTCAATTCCGATGCAACCAATCTGGTCGCCAACGACACAAATGAAGCGACCGACGTGTTTGTGCATGACAACCAGACCGGCGCGACCGAGCGCGTCTCCATTGCCAGCGATGGGACTCAATCAAACTCT from Candidatus Defluviilinea gracilis carries:
- a CDS encoding MFS transporter — protein: MIYLLIEFLDELVFGVGEVALPLIRDELRLTYTQIGLLLSAPGILAAFIEPFIGILGDVWRRRALILAGGLLFTVSLFLTSASYSFILLISSFILFNPSSGAFVNLSQANLMDSDSNRHEQNMARWTFAGSLGVLTGPILLGLFVYLGLGWRGTYALLASFSTFCLLAAWRLLPPDKDSSPSFPSFNVVFDGFRAAFAALKRKEVWRWLILLEFADLMLDVLFSFLALYFVDVGRVTQTQAGIAVTVWLAMGLITDFLFIPFVDRQKDTIQFLRRTALVELFAFAGFLLVPGFIPKLIFVILVNLFNTGWYSILQGRLYSSLPGQSASIMAIGAVTDPLVKLLPLLLGFLADQFGLGVAMWLLILGPVALLVGLPRDSSGHSA
- the speE gene encoding polyamine aminopropyltransferase, with product MSIWFTEELHPYYRKGIRVKRILADEQTQYQHLQVVETEFFGNAMILDGIIQLTERDNMGYHEMIVHVPMLAVGKPKRALIVGGGDGGSLQQVLRYDSVEEAVVCELDQRVVDLSREHFAASFGDPWADSRARLIVRDAFAYLEENPGQFDVIISDTTDPIGMAERLFSDEFQKLVVRALVPGGAAATQCEQPFFDTELIKQIYQSAQEKVKHPAYYYANIPTYPGGGIGFMYISDTPWENGLKTPYPSGKNNYLNPEIHKAAFALPEFFRKELYG